One Proteinivorax tanatarense DNA segment encodes these proteins:
- a CDS encoding ABC transporter ATP-binding protein produces MSEIAVNDLNWRYGQEIVLDGVSFKVEKGKFYSILGPNGSGKTTMLKNILKILEPDKESIYIDNKDITVMSSQDMATRVACVPQETKIDFDFTVLDIVMMGRAPYLKRFEVEGKKDFEIAKEAMIMTNTWKFKDKSVKTLSGGERQRVVVARAIVQQTDILLLDEPISHLDIHHQLELLDTISYLCKEKQLTVISVLHDINMAAQYSDFLILLNEGKIRDLGVAEKVITEEAIEKVYKAKCCIIKNPITNKPHIIPMGKHGEETQYGKRVYSNLYR; encoded by the coding sequence ATGTCAGAAATAGCAGTAAATGACTTAAACTGGCGATATGGGCAAGAAATTGTGCTAGACGGGGTTAGTTTTAAGGTTGAAAAAGGCAAGTTTTATAGTATTTTAGGACCAAACGGGTCTGGAAAGACTACCATGCTTAAAAATATATTAAAGATTTTGGAACCTGATAAAGAATCAATATATATAGATAATAAAGATATAACTGTTATGTCCTCGCAGGATATGGCGACTAGAGTAGCCTGCGTACCGCAAGAAACAAAAATTGATTTTGACTTTACTGTACTAGATATTGTAATGATGGGAAGAGCACCGTATCTAAAAAGATTTGAGGTAGAAGGAAAAAAAGATTTTGAAATAGCTAAAGAAGCAATGATAATGACTAACACATGGAAGTTTAAAGATAAATCAGTAAAAACACTAAGTGGTGGGGAAAGACAGCGGGTAGTTGTTGCCAGAGCAATAGTTCAACAAACGGACATTCTGCTATTAGATGAGCCAATATCTCACTTGGATATACATCATCAACTAGAACTGCTAGATACAATTTCATATTTATGCAAAGAAAAGCAGTTAACGGTAATTTCTGTGTTGCATGATATTAATATGGCAGCACAATATAGTGATTTTTTAATTTTACTTAACGAGGGTAAAATAAGGGACCTTGGTGTTGCTGAAAAGGTGATTACTGAGGAGGCTATAGAAAAGGTTTATAAGGCAAAATGCTGTATAATAAAAAATCCCATAACTAATAAGCCACATATCATACCAATGGGGAAACATGGAGAGGAGACTCAATATGGAAAAAGGGTATATTCAAATTTATACCGGTGA
- a CDS encoding FecCD family ABC transporter permease — protein sequence MSFVEKIKYYKTLFCIILLITFVLIIYVSTLGVADISFGQSLKVVFEKIPGIGKYLYDDGVSDTYRTIIWQIRLPRIVLAGLVGMSLSVVGATFQGMFKNPMADPYVVGVSSGAALGATIAIVIGIEKTFAGIGLINLMAFLGAIATVLVVYNIARVGTKVPVTALLLAGIAISAMLSSIISVMMIFNRDKIESIVFWVMGSVAAASWQQVITLLPVVIIGSILVYFYAKDLNLIMVGEESAKTLGVETDKTKKILLVTSSLMIAFTVSVSGIIGFVGLIVPHGVRMLLGPDHRILIPFSALGGAIFLIISDTLARTLVSPTEIPVGAVTAIFGSPYFLYLLYKTKKKGVI from the coding sequence ATGAGCTTTGTTGAAAAGATAAAGTACTATAAGACACTTTTTTGCATAATTTTACTTATTACATTTGTGTTAATTATATATGTAAGTACATTAGGGGTTGCAGATATTTCTTTTGGACAAAGCCTAAAGGTAGTTTTTGAGAAAATACCTGGTATAGGCAAATATCTTTATGATGATGGGGTCTCTGATACATATAGAACTATTATTTGGCAGATTAGGTTGCCTAGGATAGTTTTAGCAGGCCTAGTTGGTATGAGCCTATCTGTGGTAGGAGCAACCTTTCAAGGAATGTTTAAAAATCCCATGGCTGATCCTTACGTAGTTGGAGTATCCTCAGGGGCAGCTTTGGGAGCAACTATAGCAATCGTTATAGGAATTGAAAAAACTTTTGCTGGTATTGGCCTTATTAATTTAATGGCATTTCTTGGGGCCATTGCAACAGTTTTAGTGGTATACAACATAGCCAGAGTGGGAACAAAGGTGCCTGTAACAGCTTTGCTTTTAGCTGGAATAGCTATTAGTGCTATGTTGTCCTCAATAATTTCAGTTATGATGATTTTCAATAGAGACAAAATAGAAAGTATAGTTTTTTGGGTGATGGGTAGCGTTGCAGCTGCTAGCTGGCAGCAGGTGATAACTTTATTGCCAGTGGTTATCATTGGATCAATTCTAGTTTATTTTTATGCTAAAGACTTAAATTTGATAATGGTAGGAGAAGAGTCTGCCAAAACTCTAGGAGTAGAAACCGACAAGACTAAAAAAATTCTTTTAGTAACCTCTTCTTTAATGATAGCCTTTACTGTTTCAGTAAGCGGAATAATTGGTTTTGTCGGTTTAATAGTCCCCCATGGCGTAAGAATGCTTTTAGGGCCTGATCACAGAATTCTTATACCCTTTTCAGCCTTGGGTGGGGCTATTTTCCTCATTATATCTGATACTTTAGCGAGAACTCTTGTTTCTCCCACTGAGATACCAGTGGGGGCAGTAACGGCTATTTTTGGCTCTCCTTATTTTTTATATTTACTATATAAAACTAAAAAGAAAGGGGTAATTTAA
- a CDS encoding ABC transporter substrate-binding protein, which produces MNKKLTTFILLMSMLGLLFMGGCQGAGDKDEDVSMEIESTEFPLTITDSYDNEVTLEEKPERIITVAPSITETIFALGQEDYLVGRTDFCDYPNEVGQIESIGTLQEPNIEKIVELEPDVVVASTHFSEDVYNKLTELDIKVVLLNPQDSFEGVYHVIEKLGKILDANKEAEELVSEMEETIEQVTEKVQDQPNPRIYYVVGYGEHGDFTAGGDTFINEIIEMVSAENVASEIEGWNYSLERLVEQDPDMLIVSKHNNAKEGIMEASGYKELTAVKEERVYEIDNNLLDRQGPRIAEGLKQLAKIVHPDVFK; this is translated from the coding sequence ATGAACAAAAAATTAACAACCTTTATTTTATTAATGAGTATGCTAGGCCTATTATTTATGGGAGGATGTCAAGGAGCTGGAGATAAAGATGAAGATGTGTCTATGGAAATAGAAAGTACAGAATTTCCATTAACAATTACTGATTCTTACGATAATGAAGTAACTTTAGAAGAAAAACCAGAGAGAATAATAACCGTTGCACCTAGTATCACTGAAACTATTTTTGCTTTAGGACAGGAAGATTATTTAGTAGGTAGAACTGATTTTTGTGATTATCCTAATGAAGTTGGACAAATAGAGTCTATAGGCACATTGCAAGAGCCTAACATAGAAAAGATTGTCGAACTAGAACCTGATGTGGTTGTAGCTTCTACGCACTTTAGCGAAGATGTATATAACAAACTGACAGAGCTTGACATTAAAGTGGTGCTATTGAATCCTCAAGATAGCTTTGAAGGTGTTTATCATGTTATAGAGAAACTTGGTAAAATTTTAGATGCTAATAAAGAGGCTGAAGAATTAGTAAGTGAAATGGAAGAAACAATTGAGCAAGTGACAGAAAAAGTACAAGATCAACCTAACCCACGAATATATTATGTTGTAGGATATGGAGAACATGGAGACTTCACTGCCGGAGGGGATACATTTATCAATGAGATTATTGAAATGGTTTCCGCTGAAAACGTAGCTAGTGAGATAGAAGGATGGAACTATAGTTTAGAAAGGCTTGTGGAGCAAGACCCTGATATGTTGATAGTTTCGAAACATAACAATGCTAAAGAGGGCATAATGGAGGCGAGTGGATATAAAGAATTGACAGCTGTGAAAGAAGAAAGAGTGTATGAGATTGATAATAACTTATTGGATCGACAAGGACCACGAATAGCTGAAGGATTAAAGCAACTAGCAAAAATTGTTCACCCAGACGTTTTTAAGTAG
- a CDS encoding pyridoxal phosphate-dependent aminotransferase produces the protein MNYHGGDIYKYDKEIIDFSSNINPFGVPQSLKVSLMDNLEVFSRYPDISYKKVRDAIAKYLCIGDINHIVVGNGAVEIIYKVVSASNVNEIIIPCPTFSEYKRAAKVNNKPYKEIVAFREDGSLNLNSIYENITSNSLMVLCNPNNPTGTLLDPALITSLAQRLKEKESWLLVDESFIEFSQQYPLTSVVPKLIQHPNIIVIRAATKFFGIPGVRLGYGVVGDSRLAASVKEKMEPWSVNSLAELAGLQVFKDKQYIAKSRLWVEEERKYLFNQLKLIKGVAVVPSEANFLLLKSKKLTAFQIKENLLKKKILIRVPQGFTGLTKYHFRVAVKDREANQQLIKALKEVLM, from the coding sequence ATGAATTATCATGGAGGAGACATTTATAAATACGATAAAGAGATTATTGATTTCAGTTCTAATATAAATCCTTTTGGAGTGCCCCAGTCTTTAAAAGTCAGTTTAATGGACAATTTAGAAGTTTTCTCAAGATATCCTGATATAAGCTATAAAAAAGTGAGGGATGCAATTGCTAAATATCTATGCATTGGTGATATAAATCATATTGTTGTTGGAAATGGTGCAGTAGAAATTATCTATAAAGTAGTCTCAGCCTCAAATGTAAACGAGATAATTATTCCCTGCCCAACTTTTTCAGAATATAAAAGAGCAGCTAAAGTTAACAACAAACCTTATAAAGAGATAGTAGCTTTTAGAGAAGACGGTTCATTAAATTTAAATAGTATTTATGAAAATATCACTAGCAACTCGCTGATGGTGTTATGTAATCCTAATAATCCTACTGGAACGTTACTAGACCCAGCTTTAATTACATCGTTAGCACAAAGGCTAAAAGAAAAAGAGAGTTGGCTACTGGTTGATGAATCCTTTATAGAATTTTCACAACAATATCCTTTAACAAGCGTGGTTCCTAAGTTAATCCAGCACCCAAATATAATTGTAATAAGGGCTGCCACTAAGTTTTTTGGTATTCCCGGTGTTAGATTGGGTTATGGTGTTGTAGGAGATAGTAGATTGGCTGCTAGTGTTAAGGAGAAAATGGAACCTTGGAGTGTAAATTCTTTGGCGGAATTGGCTGGCTTACAAGTTTTTAAAGACAAACAATACATCGCCAAATCCCGTTTGTGGGTGGAAGAAGAGAGGAAATACTTATTTAATCAATTAAAGTTAATTAAAGGGGTTGCTGTTGTGCCCAGTGAGGCTAACTTCTTATTACTTAAGTCAAAAAAATTAACAGCGTTCCAAATAAAGGAAAATCTGCTAAAGAAAAAAATACTCATTAGGGTCCCACAGGGATTTACAGGACTAACAAAATATCACTTTCGAGTAGCTGTTAAAGATAGAGAGGCAAATCAACAACTAATTAAAGCTTTAAAAGAAGTTTTAATGTGA
- the cbiB gene encoding adenosylcobinamide-phosphate synthase CbiB: MGSLWIAFVLDIFIGDPYWFYHPVRIMGKYIVVFEQTTRKFVTSKEGLKIAGIFLTISTILLTYIISIFIVRGSAAINFYFYIFINIVLLWTAIAPKSLMMESMKVYYALKDKNINQARLYLSYIVGRDTTQLTEEEIAKGAIETVAENLSDGVIAPILYAFIGGAPLALTYKGINTLDSMVGYNNDKYKFFGWASAKTDDIANYLPARLTGVLIFLASILLKRDAKNSWRIMVRDNSSHLSPNAGFPEAAAAGALGIKLGGPCYYGNNLVKKPSMGDSLKSIEVYDIKRMNVLMYTSTFLMLIILTTITFLF, from the coding sequence ATGGGTAGTTTATGGATAGCTTTTGTACTGGATATATTTATTGGTGATCCATACTGGTTTTACCATCCTGTCAGAATCATGGGAAAGTATATAGTAGTATTTGAGCAAACGACAAGGAAGTTTGTTACAAGTAAAGAAGGACTGAAAATTGCAGGAATTTTTTTGACAATATCTACTATATTATTAACTTATATCATTTCTATATTTATTGTTCGAGGGAGTGCAGCTATCAATTTCTATTTTTATATTTTTATAAATATTGTTCTTCTATGGACTGCTATAGCACCTAAAAGTTTGATGATGGAGAGCATGAAGGTTTATTATGCATTAAAGGACAAAAATATAAACCAAGCAAGGTTGTACTTGTCTTATATAGTGGGCAGGGACACAACACAACTTACAGAGGAAGAAATTGCAAAAGGTGCAATAGAAACAGTGGCGGAAAATTTATCTGATGGAGTAATTGCACCTATATTATACGCTTTTATAGGGGGAGCACCTTTAGCTTTAACATATAAAGGAATTAACACCCTAGACTCAATGGTTGGATATAACAATGATAAGTATAAGTTTTTTGGTTGGGCATCGGCTAAAACTGACGATATCGCAAATTATTTGCCGGCTAGACTAACTGGTGTACTAATATTTTTGGCTTCTATACTTTTAAAAAGAGATGCAAAAAATAGTTGGAGAATTATGGTGAGAGATAATTCCAGTCATTTAAGTCCAAATGCTGGTTTCCCAGAAGCTGCAGCAGCAGGTGCGTTAGGTATAAAATTGGGGGGACCCTGTTATTATGGAAACAATTTAGTAAAAAAACCAAGTATGGGAGACTCACTTAAGTCCATAGAAGTTTATGATATTAAAAGGATGAACGTGTTGATGTATACCTCTACTTTTTTAATGCTGATTATATTAACAACCATTACCTTTTTGTTTTAA
- a CDS encoding cobyric acid synthase, with product MKNKSIMLQGTASSVGKSILSAAICRILTEDGLNVAPFKSQNMSLNSYITLEGHEIGRAQALQAEACRKTANVKMNPILLKPSADKRSQVILNGVVKESMNAMEYYQYKPKLKAMIKEVYNSLAEENDAVVIEGAGSPAEINLKKDDIVNMGMAEMANSPVVLVADIDRGGVFASIYGTLELLSPNEKDRVKGIIINKFRGDKELLKPGIEQIENMVGVPVIGVIPHFSLNLEDEDSAITWSNHINAKESLDVAIIKLPKISNFTDFNPLQLHEGVSLRYVDIDKPLGNPDLIIIPGSKSTISDLEKIKESKMADKILKAKEKGSYIFGICGGFQMLGNKIVDDNMVESSVSEVEGLGLLPIVTEFESQKVTTISNGMDNIFGCSIRGYQIHMGKSKLSEGSYLTTVNSGNGKLKYREGAVNEEKDVFGTYLHGIFDNGEFTKRLLNKVRSSRGKELSHQFIEDFWVFRERELNKLEKIVRENIDVSAVYKIIEEGING from the coding sequence ATGAAAAACAAGAGTATAATGCTTCAAGGAACAGCTTCTTCTGTAGGGAAAAGCATACTTAGTGCTGCCATATGTAGAATCTTAACAGAAGATGGTCTAAATGTAGCCCCATTTAAATCGCAAAACATGTCTTTAAACTCCTATATAACTTTGGAAGGACACGAAATTGGGAGGGCACAAGCACTGCAGGCAGAGGCATGTAGAAAAACAGCTAACGTAAAAATGAACCCTATTTTGCTAAAACCATCTGCTGATAAAAGGTCTCAAGTAATATTAAACGGTGTAGTAAAAGAAAGCATGAACGCCATGGAGTACTATCAATATAAACCTAAACTTAAAGCGATGATTAAAGAAGTCTACAACTCACTAGCGGAAGAAAATGATGCAGTTGTTATAGAAGGAGCTGGAAGTCCAGCAGAAATAAACTTAAAAAAGGATGACATAGTCAATATGGGGATGGCTGAAATGGCAAATTCTCCGGTGGTGCTAGTAGCTGATATTGATAGAGGTGGAGTTTTTGCATCGATATATGGCACATTAGAGCTTTTAAGCCCAAATGAAAAAGATAGAGTCAAAGGAATAATTATAAATAAATTTCGTGGAGATAAGGAGTTGTTAAAGCCTGGGATAGAACAGATAGAAAACATGGTGGGAGTCCCGGTGATTGGTGTAATACCTCACTTTAGCTTAAATTTAGAAGATGAAGACAGCGCGATAACATGGAGCAATCACATAAATGCAAAAGAAAGTTTGGATGTTGCTATTATTAAACTTCCTAAAATATCAAATTTTACTGATTTTAATCCTCTGCAACTTCATGAAGGGGTGAGCTTGAGATATGTAGATATAGATAAGCCTTTAGGCAATCCCGATTTAATTATAATACCGGGCAGTAAAAGCACTATATCTGACTTGGAAAAAATAAAAGAAAGTAAAATGGCGGATAAAATTTTAAAGGCAAAGGAAAAGGGAAGTTATATTTTTGGAATTTGTGGTGGATTTCAGATGTTAGGAAATAAAATAGTTGATGATAATATGGTGGAGTCAAGTGTATCTGAGGTTGAAGGACTAGGGTTGTTGCCTATAGTTACTGAGTTTGAAAGTCAAAAGGTTACAACTATTTCTAACGGCATGGATAATATTTTTGGATGTAGCATCAGAGGTTATCAAATTCATATGGGGAAGTCTAAGCTTTCTGAAGGCAGTTACTTGACAACAGTAAATTCAGGAAATGGTAAATTAAAATACCGAGAAGGAGCCGTTAACGAGGAAAAAGATGTTTTTGGAACTTATTTACATGGTATTTTTGATAATGGAGAGTTTACAAAAAGATTGCTAAATAAAGTGAGGAGCAGCAGAGGTAAAGAGTTGTCCCATCAGTTTATAGAAGATTTTTGGGTTTTTAGAGAAAGAGAGTTAAATAAGCTTGAAAAAATAGTTAGAGAGAATATTGATGTTAGTGCTGTTTATAAAATAATTGAGGAAGGTATTAATGGGTAG